The Novipirellula aureliae sequence CCGGCAACAATCTTGATCGTTACATTACCCGTCCGGGAAAAGAGACGGAAGAAGCGATTACGACCTTTCAAGTTCTCGAGCGATTGAAAGACACGACGCTTGTGCAACTTCGACTTGAAACGGGCAAACGAAATCAGATCCGAGTCCAGTTGGCGGATGTTGGCCACCCTGTCCTCGGTGACCCGCGATACCAAGCAAAGAAAGCTCAACATATCGGCTGGGTGCGCAAACGGATTGCTCTGCATGCCAAATCATTGTCCTTCGTCCATCCATCGAGCAACGAAAAGGCCGTCTTCGATTCACCCATTCCCAACGCCATGCAACGATTCATCGCAGGAAATCGATAGGGCATTAGCGGAAATTTTTGCTTCCCCCCTACCGGCGAAGCCAGGAAGGGTGGAAAACCGAGTCTGCAGCCAGATTTCCGAGGGAAACTCGTCCTCGCTACTCGAACCGGGTGTGGACGCCGTGTGTAAGCCTCTCTCCGCGCCAACACTCGCTGGTTGAACCTCCCCAAACCACGTTCGCAGAGGGTATCCATCGACGGAATCCCTTAACGTGTTGCGCGCGGGGACAACACGACTAGCAACAAGCACCTTCGACGTAGACCGCTGGCCCGGCCGAGTTTTTCACATTGGTTTCGTAGAAGGTTGGTGGTTCATAGGTCCACCCATTTCTCAGCCGCTCTTGTTCTGCTTCTAGCTTTTTGAAAAGGTATCGGCCTGCAATCGGGGCCGCTCGCCGTGATTCATCTCCGAAGACCACATGCAATTCATCGAGCAACCTCGTACACTCCTCCGCCAACCGCTTATCATTTGCATACGCCTTACGAGTCGCCCACAGTGCGCCGGCATAATGGATTGGCAACGATTTGGCCTCAATCGCAAAGCGGCGTCGAACGCGCTCATCCGTATGGTTCTTGTATCGCTTCCAGGCACGGAGGTTTGTGCGAATAATCCGCACCACGCTCGGCCCGTTGACTTCAAAGTCACGGTGAAAGGCCCTCAGCAACATCTCCGTTTCTTGCCCGCCCACGATGTGTGGATGGTGGAAGTTGAATCGTAATTGTCCGTGAATGTCAGGAATGGATATCTCGCTACGATCGAGCAGCGTTCCATTGCGTTCATGTTCGGCAAAAAGCGGCGTGCCGGGGATTGGGGTGTACAACATAAATTGATGAAACTCACTGTTGTGAGCGACCGCGTGATCGATCGCCGCATCGATGTTCTCGGGTGTGTGCTCTTCAAGCCCAATGATGCTCGACCCCAATACACGAATGCCGTGTGATTGAAGCTCCTTGACCAACGATAGCGTGTCGGTACCCGCCAACTTCGTGTACTGAGACGATTTCCCCTCGAGTCCCATCCATACCCAACACACGCCAAGTGCAATGAGTTGTTCCATCGTGTACATCTTTATCACGTTGGCGCTGCTAAACAGATAGAGCGACCACGGCTTGTCGTGCTTTTGCATCAGCTCAAGTAGACCAAGGGCTCGCTTCTTGTCGACTAGGAAATTCTCGTCCATGACAAAGAATGCTTGAGTGCCGAGACTCGATTCGAGCTCACACATGATGTCGAAAAGCTGCTGTCCCGTTTCAAAAAACTTGACATATTTTCCCTTACCACCAAACATTGCCGATGTTGAACAGAAGTTGCACCCTAGCGGACAACCTGCAGAGGGGATCAATGTCGCGGCGATATCGCCCGGATGATTGATTAAGTTGACCCCCATGATTCGCGATCCGATATTGGCAATCACTTTGGGATGTTTTAGCGGCATCGACACATCTTGGCCAAGATAGGATCGCATCCAACAGACCCCATCCCCACGAACCACATGATCGAAATCACAAAACTCACTGAGCTGCGGAAAGTTGGCAATGTGACCACCAATAATGATCGTCGCATGTGGCAAATGCTTGCGGATCATACGACACATTTTGCGGACCTTGATCAGGTTCGTTTGAATCGAGCTGATACCGATCACGTCGTATTCGTGGTTTTTGATCTCTTCAAGAAACCGTTTCTCGGATGGGAAATCAAGTAGTGTCGTGGGAGCTTCAAGATTGACTTGAATCAACATCAATCCCCAAGACCGTTGGAACGTTCTCAGCGAATAGGCCTGTTGGACTCGCGTCACTTGGTTGTGGTACAACTCCATCGGATTGATCAGCCGACTTCCCGAACCATCATCAACCGCATAGGGACCGAACACACTGGTCAACAAGACCTTCGCATTGGCGCCGAGCGGATGTTTTGGAGAGAGGCCCGATGGCGACGCTACTTCGTCGATAGAAGACATGACGGATTTCTTTTTTAGGAAGAGGCAAAATCGAGATCCTTGATTGTCGTTAGGATGCCGTCGAACATGCAACCGCAAAAAGGCTTATTTGGACGGCGGGCAAATTGTCGCACACGTCGGGGGAGGCTAGCCTTGAGGCAATTCCATCCGACGCGTGAATCGGCTAACGCCACCACCCCCGCACCTACCAACTATGCGTTCGCAAGCACCCATTCCGTTGCGAATCGAGCCAGCTCCGCGGTATGCCTTAGACATAACTTGTCCTTGATACGCGATCGGTAGGTCTCGATTGTATTGGGGCTTAGAGACATCGCAGACGCAATTTGGCTCGTCTTGGTCCCTCTACCGATGAGCGTGAAGACTTCGAGTTCACGGTTTGAAAGGACTTTTGCTGGTTCGCGATCATCGATCGAATCACCGCTCGTCTTTTCCTGCATTCGTTTTGAGAGAAATTCAGGACTTAGGTAGACTTCACCCGCCAATACCGTGCGCAGCGCGTCGATCATCGTTTCGCGAGCATACCGCTTGTTGATGTATCCGCTCGCTCCCGCCTTCAGAGCCCGCTCGGCATACAACGATTCATCGTACATTGACCATACCAGCGTACGGACCGTCGGAAATCGACTACGAATTTCTTTGACCAGTTCGATTCCATTGCTGGTTTTTAGACAAATGTCCACAATTGCGGCATCGGGCTGCGTCTTTTCAATCGAATCGAGGGCATCATCGACGCCTTCGGCTTCGGCACAAACCTGCAGGTCCGATTCCATCTCGATCCGCATCGCCAAACCGTCACGAGAAATCGGATGGTCGTCTACGATCACGATCTTCGCCATGTCGAGCCCTTCGCCTGAATAGGTACCGCCACTCTTTTGACCGCCTAAAACACAAGAGACGATCGTCCCCATCGCTCACTTCTGATTAAGTGTTTTAGTCTACCGCCGATAATGCTGGCTCGATAGCCCATCGCACGCATGGAGAGACCCGGCACGCCAGTCCCGTGAATCAGCCAATTCCGCTGGCATCGGAGACAGAGACCCATTCTGCATCTGCAATTTGATTGGATGAATTTGCAACGCTTCGATCGACGCTTCGATCAATGCTTCGATCAATGCTTCGATCTGGTTTCGTTCATCGGTGACGCGTTTCGGCCGGATTGCTGGAGCCGTTGCTTTGCTCGGTAGCACCGTGTTGGCGGACCGGGACAAACAGGGACGGGTTCATTGACCATCCTCTTGGACTAGCCCAGCAAATTGCGATACATATTGATACCGGCAGGTCCAACGAGTACGACAAAAATGCCTGGAAAAATGAACAACACCAACGGAAAGATCATTTTCACCGCCGTCTTGGCTGCTTTTTCTTCGGCAATTTGTTTGCGTTTGGTTCGCATGGAATCACTCTGCACGCGGAGGGCGTTTGCGACGCTCGAACCAAACTTGTCCGCTTGAATCAAGATCGAAGCCAATTGCTTCAAATCGTCTACCCCGCTGCGATACCCAAGTGCTTGCAAGACGTCCGACCTCAGCCGTCCGAATTGCAATTGCTGATTGGCAACGTTGAATTCTTCGCCGATCGCTTTGTGGCTCTTAGCCATTTCCTCAGCAACCTTGCGCAGCGCTTGGTCCATTCCCAAACCGGCTTCAACACAAACGACCATCAAATCGAGCGCATCCGGTAGCCCCAGAAAGATCGCTTCCATACGCTTCTTGGCCTTGTACTCAAGCAATAGTTTGGGAACCATAAAACCAGCAATCAAACCGAGCAACAGCTTAATGACCATCCCTTGACTAAGTCCGTTCGCGACGAGCCCGAAGACACCGCCGAAGAATAAGCCAACACAGGCGATAATGAGCTGCAACCCTTTAAAAACAATCGGAGCCGATTCACCGCGAAAACCAGCATTCATCAGACGTTCGCGCAGAACGCTCATCTCCTTTTCGCTGCCTCGTACGGTATCCGCCAGAGGTGACGTCGCTTTCTCAAGTGCCGCTGCCAATGCTTGATTCTTCTTCTTTTTTAAATCGTCGCTCGAAAGCGACTCGTCGTCGCCACCTCCGCGGCGACTGCGCATCGCATCGAGCCTCGCCTCGGCGCGCGGCTTGTCATCCCCGCTCACGCGACCAAGTAGAAACCACGTTAGTGCGGTCACCCCAAAAAAGATCGCAATCGAGGTGATCATGACTGGACTGAACGAAGACTGGTTGACGGCTTGTGCGAACATGTTTATCGGTTTCCCGCTTTACGGTTGAATGTCAATGCGTAGGCTGTGTAGACTTTGAAACTAAACTTTGATCGTGATAATTTTTTTGATGACGATCGCACCAATGATTTGAGTCACCATCGCGCCGGCTAAGAGGTATCGTCCGATCGGATCGGTGAACAACATCGTGACGTATTCATAATTCAGCTTGAGCATGACAAGGAACAACACCGGTGGCAGCGCCAACAGCACCGCCCCACTCATTCGTCCTTCCCCTGTCAACGCTTGAATTTGACCGTGAATCTGCAATCGCTCGCGAATAATGTAGCCAATTTTATCGAGAATCTCCGCGAGGTCGCCCCCGGTTTGGCGTTGCAGGACAACTGCCGTTGCAAAGAACCGAAGGTCCATATTGGGAACGCGTGCTGCCATCCCTTCGATGGCTTCGTCGAGCGGAATACCAAAGTTTTGTTCTTCAAATGCACGGCGAAATTCCATCGCCAAAGGATCTTCCATCTCTTTGGAAACCAAATCAAAACCAGCGTTGAGCGAATGCCCCGCACGAAGCGATCGGCCGAGTAGTTCAAGAGCCTCTGGCATTTGGGAACCGAACTTGGCCAAGCGGCGTTTTCGTTTCATAATCAACCACAAAACGGGAACGACACCAAACATCAGCCCGACGATCGGAGACAACACGTTGGGAACCGGCGAAAGAATCGTCAACACGACGCCTGCAGCAAACGCACCTAAGCAGATCGCCGAGAACTGCACCGCAGGCATCTTTACATCCGCCTGCTCCAAATAGTCGGCCAACCCAGGAAGGTTCTCGAGAAACTTCGAAATTGGATTCTGTAAATCACCTTCACCGCCGCCTCGCATCAGCGATTTCACATCCGCGTCATCCGGTGCACCACCACGCCGCGCCGAAGCCATCGCAGCCAAACGATCTTCGGTCATCGTCGTTTCGCCGTTCGGCATCAATACGTTAATGGCGAACGCAACGATCGATGCGACAAACACACCAACGGCGACGACAATAATGGTTGAACTCATGACAATAGCACTTTTCGGTCGATCGGGGTAAACGGAGGAGGGTAAACGTCTA is a genomic window containing:
- a CDS encoding B12-binding domain-containing radical SAM protein: MSSIDEVASPSGLSPKHPLGANAKVLLTSVFGPYAVDDGSGSRLINPMELYHNQVTRVQQAYSLRTFQRSWGLMLIQVNLEAPTTLLDFPSEKRFLEEIKNHEYDVIGISSIQTNLIKVRKMCRMIRKHLPHATIIIGGHIANFPQLSEFCDFDHVVRGDGVCWMRSYLGQDVSMPLKHPKVIANIGSRIMGVNLINHPGDIAATLIPSAGCPLGCNFCSTSAMFGGKGKYVKFFETGQQLFDIMCELESSLGTQAFFVMDENFLVDKKRALGLLELMQKHDKPWSLYLFSSANVIKMYTMEQLIALGVCWVWMGLEGKSSQYTKLAGTDTLSLVKELQSHGIRVLGSSIIGLEEHTPENIDAAIDHAVAHNSEFHQFMLYTPIPGTPLFAEHERNGTLLDRSEISIPDIHGQLRFNFHHPHIVGGQETEMLLRAFHRDFEVNGPSVVRIIRTNLRAWKRYKNHTDERVRRRFAIEAKSLPIHYAGALWATRKAYANDKRLAEECTRLLDELHVVFGDESRRAAPIAGRYLFKKLEAEQERLRNGWTYEPPTFYETNVKNSAGPAVYVEGACC
- a CDS encoding response regulator transcription factor, whose protein sequence is MGTIVSCVLGGQKSGGTYSGEGLDMAKIVIVDDHPISRDGLAMRIEMESDLQVCAEAEGVDDALDSIEKTQPDAAIVDICLKTSNGIELVKEIRSRFPTVRTLVWSMYDESLYAERALKAGASGYINKRYARETMIDALRTVLAGEVYLSPEFLSKRMQEKTSGDSIDDREPAKVLSNRELEVFTLIGRGTKTSQIASAMSLSPNTIETYRSRIKDKLCLRHTAELARFATEWVLANA
- a CDS encoding type II secretion system F family protein; translation: MFAQAVNQSSFSPVMITSIAIFFGVTALTWFLLGRVSGDDKPRAEARLDAMRSRRGGGDDESLSSDDLKKKKNQALAAALEKATSPLADTVRGSEKEMSVLRERLMNAGFRGESAPIVFKGLQLIIACVGLFFGGVFGLVANGLSQGMVIKLLLGLIAGFMVPKLLLEYKAKKRMEAIFLGLPDALDLMVVCVEAGLGMDQALRKVAEEMAKSHKAIGEEFNVANQQLQFGRLRSDVLQALGYRSGVDDLKQLASILIQADKFGSSVANALRVQSDSMRTKRKQIAEEKAAKTAVKMIFPLVLFIFPGIFVVLVGPAGINMYRNLLG
- a CDS encoding type II secretion system F family protein — translated: MSSTIIVVAVGVFVASIVAFAINVLMPNGETTMTEDRLAAMASARRGGAPDDADVKSLMRGGGEGDLQNPISKFLENLPGLADYLEQADVKMPAVQFSAICLGAFAAGVVLTILSPVPNVLSPIVGLMFGVVPVLWLIMKRKRRLAKFGSQMPEALELLGRSLRAGHSLNAGFDLVSKEMEDPLAMEFRRAFEEQNFGIPLDEAIEGMAARVPNMDLRFFATAVVLQRQTGGDLAEILDKIGYIIRERLQIHGQIQALTGEGRMSGAVLLALPPVLFLVMLKLNYEYVTMLFTDPIGRYLLAGAMVTQIIGAIVIKKIITIKV